Below is a window of Selenihalanaerobacter shriftii DNA.
CAGACTCAAGCAATGAATATCTGAGTCTTGCTAATTCATCACCTATATACTCTACTCCTTTAGTTGCTATATCAGAGCCTAGCTTTAAGCCTGCAATTAAGTTACCTAAGCTTTTATTTTGATACCATTTTCTACTTAAAAACGTGAAGTCCTGTTTAAATACTTCTTCTTCACGCAATCTGTTTTTTTCTAAATTATTAGTTAAAATATACTTATCTTGTTTAGTAATTAAAAGTTCTGAAGCACCAGTTTCTCGATTATTAACTATTCGATTATTACCTCCACCTGTTAGCCAAGCAAAGTTGTGGTTCTTGCCAATGATAATGCCATCTAATTGCTTTTCAATCAAAAGTTGTCTAACCCTGTCTTCTTTAGTCCTTATTTCATCAGCCAATCTTTCTGAATTTTCATTCTTTTTATCTTGGTAAGTACTCATTTTAATATCCCCTCCTTGTATTAGAGCCTAGTAAATAGTTATCAAGTTAAGAAGTAGTAGTTATCATAGGCTCATAACCAGCCTTGTCTTTTAGGCTGGGTAGGTTAGTTAGTAGCCTAGTAAATAGTTATCAAACTAAGAAATAATAGTTATCATAGGCTCATAAAAAAAACAGTTATTAAATCCCACATAGTAGAATATACCTCTTATAATAATATCTACTAAATCATTTTGAGATTAATAACTGTCAATTGTACTTTATTTTATTTAATATTAAATACTCTATTGAAAAGTAATATTTTAAATCAAATATTTTTAAAAAATATTATTCCTCATTTAATAATTCATAATAATATTCTTCATATTCATCAACAATTCTTTCTGCACTAAATCTAGTCACTGCCCTGTGTCTAGCATTCTGTGAAAATTCATAATACATCTCTTCATTCTGTAGTAATCTGATTCCTTTATCGGCCATCTCCTTAACATTACCTGGTTCAGCTAAAAAACCTGTTACTCCATCTATGATTACCTCTGGAATACCACCTGTATTAGACGCAATTACCGGAACTTCACAAGCCATAGCTTCAATAGCCACCAAACCAAAACTTTCTTTTTTAGAAGGCAACAAGAATAAATCTGAAATTGATAACAATTCAACTATATTATCTTGTTTTCCTAAAAAGTGAACTTTATCTTCTAAGTTCAACTTAGCTACTAATTCTTTAGCCTCATGTCTATTAGGTCCATCACCTATTAAAAGCAATTTACTATCTACTTCTTTATTGATGGCTGCAAAAATATTAATAACATCTGGAATATTCTTAACATCCCTAAAATTAGATATATGAGTAATAATCTTTTCTTCTCCACTGGTTAATTTAAGTGGCTCTTCTGGCTCAGTCTTCATATGTTCTCTAGTATCTATAAAGTTATAGATAGTCCTTATTTTCTCCTCCGTCAAATCAAAAATTTCAATACTTTCTTGTTGCAGTTGATTAGAAACTGCTGTAATGCCATCACTGCTTTCAATACTAAACCGCGTTATATTCTCAAATGAACTTTGGTTCCCCACTAGCGTAATATCTGTACCGTGAAGAGTAGTAATTACCTTAACTCCTGAATCCTCTTTTACTTCTTTAGCAATATAAGCACAAAGTGAATGAGGAATAGCATAATGAGCATGAATAATATCTAAATCTTCTTCAGTGACTAATTCAGCAATCTTATTAGCTAAAGCTAACGAATATGGTGGAAATTTAAATAAAGGATATGATGGGACCTCTACTTCATGAAAATAAATATTTTCATAATATTGATCTAATCTAAAAGGGGGTTCGTAGCTAATAAAATGGACTTTATGTCCTCGTTTTGCCAGCTGTTTTCCTAATTCTGTAGCAACTACCCCACTTCCCCCGTAAGTTGGATAACAGACAATTCCTATATTCATCTTAAACCCCACCTTTTAGCATTGTCATGTCTGAAATTTCTATGGTCTTTTTATACTTAAATCCTTCACCAACTTGAGTATTAATTAAATACCCAAAATATCTAAATTTAGCATCTAATCTACCTATAAAATCTGAATCATTTAAAGCAGTCTTAAAATTATACTCCTTACTCTTTTTAACTTGTGATTCATGAGCAAATAATGCATCCATCTTTCTTTCATATTCATTAGAAATATCGACTACAAAATCTGGTTCATCTACTCGAGCTAAAAAATAATAAACTACAGCTTCAGGACGATAAGGTTCTCCTTTAGCCTTAAACTTCTTTAATCCCGCTTTAAAACAAGACTCTGCAATTAAACGACTACTATTTTCATGATCTGGATGACGGTCATGCCAGTAAGGTGCTAAAACTACCTTAGGCCTATGTTTTCTAATCTCCTCTACCACCAGTTTAATTGCCCTATCTTCTACCTTAATCTTACTATCAGGTAATTCTAAACATTTTCTAAACTCTACC
It encodes the following:
- the bshA gene encoding N-acetyl-alpha-D-glucosaminyl L-malate synthase BshA, which codes for MNIGIVCYPTYGGSGVVATELGKQLAKRGHKVHFISYEPPFRLDQYYENIYFHEVEVPSYPLFKFPPYSLALANKIAELVTEEDLDIIHAHYAIPHSLCAYIAKEVKEDSGVKVITTLHGTDITLVGNQSSFENITRFSIESSDGITAVSNQLQQESIEIFDLTEEKIRTIYNFIDTREHMKTEPEEPLKLTSGEEKIITHISNFRDVKNIPDVINIFAAINKEVDSKLLLIGDGPNRHEAKELVAKLNLEDKVHFLGKQDNIVELLSISDLFLLPSKKESFGLVAIEAMACEVPVIASNTGGIPEVIIDGVTGFLAEPGNVKEMADKGIRLLQNEEMYYEFSQNARHRAVTRFSAERIVDEYEEYYYELLNEE
- the bshB1 gene encoding bacillithiol biosynthesis deacetylase BshB1, with amino-acid sequence MTVDLLAFGAHPDDVEIGAGGTLIKHQKSGHKVAIIDLTAGEMGSNGTAEIRAEEAIRAGEIIGVEFRKCLELPDSKIKVEDRAIKLVVEEIRKHRPKVVLAPYWHDRHPDHENSSRLIAESCFKAGLKKFKAKGEPYRPEAVVYYFLARVDEPDFVVDISNEYERKMDALFAHESQVKKSKEYNFKTALNDSDFIGRLDAKFRYFGYLINTQVGEGFKYKKTIEISDMTMLKGGV